Proteins found in one Fulvitalea axinellae genomic segment:
- a CDS encoding M42 family metallopeptidase, with protein sequence MNISSLSEICKTPGISGFEKPIRDLIINKIEGLVDSFEIDNIGNLVAVKKGTSGNDRKVMVAAHMDEIGYIVKHIDDSGFLRFQTIGGFDPKTLTAQRVTVHGKKGEILGVMASKPVHLMSPEERQKAIKTEDFVIDTGLPKEEVEKYVEIGDPITREGDLKQIGECVNAKSIDNRVSVYILIETLKALQSREIPYDFYATFTVQEEVGVRGARVAAQHVNPDFGISLDTTVAFDLPNTQPHEQVSALGKGPAIKIMDAMAICDTRMVGYLKTTAKGASIEWQPEILSAGGTDTTGLQLMSKYGAIAGAISIPTRHLHQVIEMANTKDIDDCVKLLTEAIANIDNHDWNP encoded by the coding sequence ATGAATATATCTTCTCTCTCAGAAATTTGTAAAACACCGGGTATTTCCGGCTTCGAAAAACCAATCAGAGACCTGATTATCAATAAAATTGAAGGCCTAGTCGATAGCTTCGAGATCGATAACATTGGCAACTTGGTGGCTGTCAAGAAAGGAACGTCCGGAAATGACAGAAAAGTGATGGTGGCCGCGCATATGGATGAAATAGGCTATATCGTAAAGCATATTGATGATTCCGGTTTTCTCCGTTTCCAAACCATCGGTGGGTTCGACCCCAAAACCCTAACTGCCCAGAGAGTCACCGTGCATGGCAAAAAGGGGGAAATCCTTGGCGTTATGGCTTCCAAACCGGTTCACCTGATGAGTCCGGAAGAAAGACAGAAAGCGATCAAAACCGAAGATTTCGTAATCGACACCGGGCTACCGAAGGAGGAAGTCGAAAAATACGTAGAGATCGGCGATCCTATCACGAGGGAAGGCGACCTCAAACAAATCGGCGAATGCGTAAACGCAAAGTCAATCGACAACAGGGTATCGGTCTATATTCTGATAGAAACCCTAAAAGCGTTGCAAAGCCGTGAAATTCCTTACGACTTCTATGCCACGTTCACCGTTCAGGAAGAAGTCGGCGTAAGAGGCGCTAGAGTCGCAGCTCAACACGTCAATCCGGACTTTGGAATCTCGCTCGACACGACTGTAGCCTTTGACCTCCCCAACACTCAGCCTCACGAACAAGTAAGCGCCTTGGGCAAAGGGCCAGCGATCAAAATCATGGATGCAATGGCTATTTGCGACACCAGAATGGTCGGTTACCTAAAGACCACCGCCAAAGGAGCGTCAATAGAATGGCAACCCGAAATCTTGAGCGCCGGCGGAACCGACACGACGGGTTTACAACTTATGAGCAAGTACGGAGCTATTGCCGGAGCCATCTCCATCCCCACAAGACACTTGCACCAAGTGATCGAAATGGCGAACACAAAGGACATCGACGATTGCGTAAAACTTCTCACTGAAGCTATCGCCAATATCGACAACCATGACTGGAATCCGTAA
- the tyrS gene encoding tyrosine--tRNA ligase, with the protein MEKNFVEELRWRGMIHDIMPGTEEQFQKELTAAYVGIDPTADSLHIGHLVSVMMLKHLQAAGHKPIALVGGATGMIGDPSGKSEERNLLTEDILRQNQEGIRKQLKKFLDFDSDSANAAELVNNYDWMKGYSFIDFAREVGKHLTVNYMMAKDSVKKRLNGESKVGMSFTEFTYQLLQGYDFLHLYQNKNCKLQMGGSDQWGNITTGTELIRRKAQGEAFALTCPLITKADGKKFGKTEKGNVWLDPEKTSPYAFYQFWLNVTDDDAVRYIKIFTMLTQSEIEELVATHQEAPHQRSLQKRLAEEITVMVHSKEDLDAAIKASGILFGKSTSEDLTSLDERTFLSVFEGVPQAEISKADLQGLESVTELLSTATNGIVFKSKGEARKMIKGGGVSINKNKVTDSEQSVQDFELLQGKYLLLQRGKKNYFIAKITD; encoded by the coding sequence ATGGAAAAGAACTTCGTAGAGGAACTCCGGTGGCGTGGAATGATCCACGACATAATGCCAGGCACGGAAGAGCAATTTCAAAAAGAGTTGACAGCCGCGTATGTGGGCATTGACCCTACCGCAGATTCCCTCCACATCGGCCACCTGGTCAGCGTGATGATGCTCAAACATCTTCAGGCCGCAGGGCACAAGCCCATCGCATTGGTCGGAGGCGCCACGGGCATGATCGGCGACCCTTCCGGAAAGTCGGAAGAGCGCAACTTACTGACCGAGGATATTTTGCGCCAAAACCAAGAAGGCATCCGCAAGCAACTCAAGAAATTCCTCGACTTCGATAGCGACTCAGCCAACGCGGCCGAACTCGTAAACAACTACGACTGGATGAAAGGTTACTCTTTCATCGATTTCGCCCGCGAGGTCGGAAAACACCTGACTGTCAACTATATGATGGCCAAGGATTCCGTTAAGAAAAGGCTGAACGGAGAATCGAAAGTCGGTATGTCTTTCACTGAGTTCACCTACCAGCTTCTCCAAGGCTACGACTTCCTCCACCTTTACCAGAACAAAAACTGCAAATTGCAGATGGGCGGTTCCGATCAGTGGGGCAACATCACTACCGGCACAGAGTTGATTCGCCGTAAAGCGCAGGGCGAGGCGTTTGCGCTCACTTGCCCGTTGATCACAAAAGCCGACGGTAAAAAATTCGGCAAAACAGAGAAAGGCAACGTTTGGCTAGATCCGGAAAAAACGTCTCCCTACGCTTTCTACCAGTTCTGGTTGAACGTAACTGACGATGACGCCGTTCGCTACATCAAGATTTTCACGATGCTGACTCAGTCGGAAATCGAAGAATTGGTAGCCACGCACCAAGAAGCTCCGCACCAGCGTTCGCTTCAGAAGAGATTGGCCGAGGAAATCACCGTAATGGTACACTCAAAAGAAGATCTCGACGCGGCGATCAAAGCTTCGGGTATTCTTTTCGGAAAATCCACTTCGGAAGATTTGACTTCGCTCGACGAAAGGACTTTCCTTTCTGTTTTCGAAGGCGTACCCCAAGCCGAAATCAGCAAAGCGGATCTCCAAGGTTTGGAATCCGTAACCGAATTGCTCTCTACCGCAACAAACGGAATCGTTTTCAAATCAAAAGGCGAAGCCCGCAAGATGATTAAAGGCGGTGGCGTTAGCATCAACAAAAACAAAGTGACCGACAGCGAGCAATCCGTTCAGGATTTCGAACTGTTACAAGGCAAATACTTGTTGCTTCAGAGAGGCAAAAAGAATTATTTTATCGCCAAAATCACTGACTAA
- a CDS encoding alpha/beta hydrolase yields MRIYGLRAFWGLTLLFIAISMGCSSSQKKSHKKVQGSYRFQSKDGVLHYVDFGGEDLPVLLLVHGSPGDYKALINIANENRVKESFRPVLVDRPGYGETKIKKKMTVADQARLFSNLLDSLDADEAYLLGHSYGGAVVAEMLTLNNPKVKGALLLAPTLSPKHQKRKYYNYLAKGFSPVLSRGLASSNKEMWTLSKELESLQGRLNRIRVPVLMMHGEKDWLVPFATVKYCKEYFSNECLTVKELPEAGHFLPWKNKGEVLDALNELKTKCE; encoded by the coding sequence ATGCGCATTTACGGTCTTAGAGCCTTTTGGGGATTGACGTTGTTGTTCATAGCGATATCCATGGGGTGTTCTTCAAGTCAGAAAAAAAGCCATAAGAAAGTTCAGGGTTCGTATCGTTTCCAGAGTAAAGACGGTGTGTTGCATTACGTAGATTTTGGAGGCGAGGATTTGCCAGTGCTTTTGCTTGTTCACGGTTCTCCGGGTGATTATAAAGCTTTGATCAATATAGCCAACGAAAATAGGGTAAAGGAGTCTTTCCGTCCTGTTTTGGTGGATCGTCCAGGTTATGGGGAGACGAAAATCAAAAAGAAGATGACTGTCGCTGATCAGGCGAGGTTGTTTTCCAATTTGCTCGATTCTCTTGACGCTGATGAGGCGTATTTGCTGGGTCATTCTTACGGAGGAGCCGTGGTGGCGGAAATGCTGACGCTCAATAACCCAAAAGTTAAGGGAGCCCTTTTATTAGCGCCGACTTTATCGCCTAAACATCAGAAAAGGAAGTATTACAATTATTTGGCAAAAGGATTTTCGCCGGTATTGTCAAGGGGTTTGGCGTCCAGTAATAAGGAAATGTGGACACTTTCAAAAGAACTTGAAAGTCTTCAAGGGCGGTTGAATAGAATTCGGGTTCCGGTCTTGATGATGCATGGTGAAAAAGATTGGCTGGTCCCTTTTGCGACGGTGAAGTACTGTAAAGAGTATTTCTCCAATGAGTGTCTGACCGTAAAAGAATTGCCTGAAGCGGGACATTTCTTGCCTTGGAAAAATAAGGGGGAAGTTTTAGACGCTTTGAACGAATTGAAAACGAAATGTGAATAG
- a CDS encoding DinB family protein, which yields MKTKSVSIELFKQLLFVCDQIGEKAFTDKLEILSGSTIGQHIRHIVEFYDCLMRSSETGSLCYDKRAHDKSLESDMGKMVAKIHELNGWLGSLESDKTLELEIAYPLSGVDKEKMGTSVLREIVYNIEHMIHHMAIIKIGLNQSFPDLKLPAHFGVAQSTVVYQMQN from the coding sequence ATGAAAACAAAGTCGGTATCCATTGAACTTTTTAAGCAATTACTTTTTGTTTGTGACCAAATAGGCGAGAAAGCCTTTACGGATAAATTGGAGATCCTGTCGGGATCAACCATCGGACAGCACATTAGGCATATCGTGGAATTTTACGATTGCCTGATGCGTTCTTCGGAAACGGGTAGTTTGTGCTACGATAAAAGGGCTCATGATAAGTCGTTGGAAAGCGATATGGGTAAGATGGTGGCTAAAATCCACGAACTTAACGGTTGGCTCGGAAGCTTGGAAAGCGACAAGACATTGGAGCTGGAAATCGCTTACCCTTTGTCCGGTGTTGATAAGGAAAAGATGGGGACAAGTGTATTGCGAGAAATAGTATATAACATTGAGCATATGATTCACCATATGGCGATTATTAAAATCGGACTCAATCAGTCATTTCCCGATTTGAAATTGCCGGCTCACTTTGGTGTGGCGCAGTCTACGGTTGTTTATCAGATGCAGAACTAA
- a CDS encoding YHS domain-containing (seleno)protein, which translates to MRRLNFNVMARGYILIGILLYLVVGAHAQNVKDLNLDDGVMAKGYDVVAYFQNKAVKGKSSYKFKYQGAVYKFSSSKNLEEFKQNPHKYVPQYGGWCAYAMGEDGKKVDINPSTYEILDGKLYLFYNRFFNNTKEKWDKDPEGYRKKADRNWDEIIKKN; encoded by the coding sequence ATGAGACGGTTAAATTTTAATGTAATGGCAAGAGGGTATATTTTAATCGGTATTTTGTTATATTTGGTAGTGGGTGCCCACGCCCAGAATGTGAAGGATTTAAATCTGGATGACGGTGTGATGGCAAAAGGTTATGATGTCGTCGCTTATTTTCAGAATAAAGCCGTTAAGGGGAAATCATCATATAAATTCAAATACCAAGGGGCCGTTTACAAGTTCTCTAGCAGTAAGAATTTGGAGGAATTTAAACAAAATCCGCACAAATACGTACCGCAATACGGTGGCTGGTGTGCGTATGCCATGGGAGAGGATGGTAAAAAAGTGGATATTAATCCAAGCACATACGAGATCTTAGACGGGAAACTGTATTTGTTTTACAATAGGTTTTTCAATAACACGAAAGAGAAGTGGGACAAAGACCCTGAGGGGTATCGGAAAAAGGCGGACCGTAATTGGGATGAGATAATTAAGAAAAATTAG
- a CDS encoding Rieske 2Fe-2S domain-containing protein, whose protein sequence is MGLGYNFVIWSSQKKKYDRIILFFVLGYLVLYTLGFVLANPQGSVETLIIRATGSLALFMLTFILSIGPLSRLDRRLLPILYNRRHLGVSMFLVATLHGIFNVVHFHALGDINPFLSVFASNLDYVSFINFPFQVLGFFALIILFFMASTSHDFWLANLSPKVWKALHMMVYVAFLLAVMHVALGAFQNERSVFLIVWAILSVLTVTVLHLVAGAREKRKDGEQEPVEEGWVCAGQVEEIPEKRARVINIGGERVAVYKYDGKISAVSNVCKHQNGPLGEGKIVDGCITCPWHGYQYEPHNGSSPPPFTEKVATYKVKVVKGKAFVEAKAQKEGTAVKPAEISDEKNSDNEG, encoded by the coding sequence ATGGGTCTGGGTTATAATTTTGTAATATGGTCGTCGCAGAAGAAAAAATACGACCGGATAATTCTGTTTTTTGTTCTCGGGTATTTGGTGTTGTATACTTTGGGCTTTGTTCTTGCAAACCCTCAAGGCTCCGTAGAAACCCTGATTATCCGGGCCACAGGTTCTTTAGCGTTATTTATGCTGACATTTATTCTCAGCATTGGCCCGCTTTCCCGCTTAGACCGAAGGCTTCTTCCGATTTTGTATAACAGGAGGCATTTGGGTGTCAGCATGTTCCTAGTCGCTACGCTTCACGGGATTTTTAATGTGGTCCATTTTCACGCTTTGGGCGATATCAATCCTTTCCTGTCTGTTTTCGCATCCAACCTTGATTATGTCTCCTTTATAAACTTTCCGTTCCAAGTTCTAGGTTTTTTTGCCTTGATAATCCTCTTCTTTATGGCTTCCACGAGTCATGATTTTTGGTTGGCCAATTTGTCTCCAAAGGTTTGGAAAGCGTTGCATATGATGGTTTACGTGGCTTTTTTACTGGCTGTCATGCATGTGGCTCTCGGCGCTTTTCAGAATGAGCGTTCTGTTTTTCTGATTGTCTGGGCTATTCTGTCGGTCTTGACGGTTACGGTTTTGCATTTGGTTGCGGGGGCAAGAGAAAAACGTAAAGACGGAGAACAGGAGCCAGTTGAAGAGGGTTGGGTTTGCGCCGGGCAAGTTGAGGAAATCCCCGAAAAAAGGGCAAGGGTGATCAACATAGGTGGAGAACGGGTAGCGGTTTATAAATACGATGGGAAGATTTCGGCGGTTTCCAATGTGTGCAAGCATCAAAATGGACCATTAGGCGAAGGTAAAATAGTGGATGGATGCATTACTTGTCCATGGCACGGATATCAGTATGAGCCCCATAACGGATCTTCGCCACCGCCATTTACGGAGAAAGTGGCGACATACAAAGTGAAGGTGGTCAAAGGAAAAGCGTTTGTGGAAGCCAAAGCCCAAAAAGAAGGCACGGCGGTGAAGCCGGCAGAGATTTCAGATGAAAAGAATTCGGACAATGAAGGATGA
- a CDS encoding NRDE family protein produces MCTVTLIPINKNDFILTSNRDEQHKRPNALLPNIIEIDGKSVLAPIDSQASGTWILTTENNITACLLNGAFEKHISDPPYARSRGLVVRSVAEFEHIDDFAQIVDLEGVEPFTLVLAQKLKNGTKAKELRWDGSDKHITDLDPNNIHIWSSATLYSSEIRLERENVYKEAFETLTERTPEKILEFHTYGMETETKTPIFLKTSTHQTVSTTQIIAQGDSAKMYYQDWLTGNGKSIELKTA; encoded by the coding sequence ATGTGCACCGTCACCCTCATTCCTATCAACAAAAACGATTTTATACTAACCTCCAACAGGGACGAACAACACAAACGTCCCAACGCCCTCTTGCCCAATATTATCGAGATTGACGGAAAATCCGTTTTGGCGCCTATTGACAGTCAAGCTTCCGGAACTTGGATTCTGACGACGGAAAACAATATAACCGCCTGCCTGCTGAATGGCGCTTTTGAAAAACACATTTCCGATCCTCCCTACGCAAGAAGCAGAGGTTTGGTAGTCAGGTCTGTGGCAGAGTTTGAACATATTGACGACTTCGCCCAAATAGTGGATCTTGAGGGCGTTGAGCCTTTCACACTAGTGTTGGCCCAAAAACTAAAAAACGGAACAAAGGCCAAAGAACTACGCTGGGACGGAAGCGACAAACACATCACCGATCTCGATCCAAACAATATTCATATCTGGTCATCGGCTACGCTTTATTCTTCGGAGATAAGATTGGAAAGGGAAAATGTCTATAAGGAAGCTTTTGAAACCCTAACGGAAAGGACACCCGAAAAAATTTTGGAATTCCACACTTATGGAATGGAGACCGAAACGAAAACGCCAATCTTCCTAAAAACGTCAACCCATCAGACTGTCAGCACAACACAAATTATAGCGCAAGGCGATTCGGCCAAAATGTATTATCAAGACTGGCTAACAGGCAATGGAAAAAGTATTGAGCTAAAAACTGCTTAA
- a CDS encoding mechanosensitive ion channel family protein: MTHFVLSQISFRKESKLEEDWKHWIAELSDGVNWEDLLEKAFYLSLDFIGLFLICYVVFKLTDKVLLRGLDRAFRKTKNKFDDLLIDKNVLKPLSYFIPMLVVWWLAGYFFWRYPLLIQVIERVAAVAAVASLVTFFQRFLSTVGDALDDGDHFRDKPVHSYVQLVTIVGYVLAAIVMVSILAKVEVTKILTTLSALTAVVILVFKDTLLGFVSSLLISANDMIRVGDWITVKDFGADGTVLKITLNVVKVQNFDKTISMVPTYAFISHSFQNWRGMEDSGVRRIKRSLNFNMSKVRFVDADFEAKLKTCLGPSMPHSFAEKLVGSSGNTNLTLFRHFTECYLKAHPEISGAATIMVRQLQPTAEGLPLEVYAFSKTIDWVEYERIQADIFDFLIASASCFDLDIYQGVTGADLSNIKEVSA; the protein is encoded by the coding sequence ATGACACATTTTGTCCTTTCCCAAATTTCCTTCAGAAAAGAGAGCAAGTTGGAGGAAGATTGGAAGCATTGGATTGCCGAATTGTCTGACGGTGTGAATTGGGAGGATTTGTTGGAGAAGGCGTTTTACCTTTCTCTAGACTTTATCGGGTTGTTTCTGATCTGTTACGTGGTGTTCAAACTCACCGACAAGGTGCTTTTGAGAGGTTTGGACAGGGCTTTCAGAAAAACGAAAAACAAGTTTGATGACTTGCTGATCGACAAAAACGTACTGAAGCCCTTGTCGTATTTTATTCCGATGTTGGTTGTGTGGTGGCTTGCGGGTTATTTTTTCTGGCGTTATCCGTTATTGATACAAGTTATAGAGCGAGTAGCCGCAGTGGCTGCGGTGGCCTCATTGGTGACATTTTTCCAAAGGTTTTTATCTACAGTAGGCGACGCTTTGGATGATGGTGACCATTTTCGGGACAAGCCCGTCCACAGTTACGTTCAGTTGGTGACTATTGTTGGGTACGTGCTCGCGGCTATCGTAATGGTGTCGATTCTGGCCAAAGTGGAGGTGACCAAAATCCTCACGACTTTGAGTGCGCTTACGGCGGTGGTTATTTTGGTGTTTAAGGATACTTTGCTGGGATTTGTCAGCAGTCTGTTGATTTCCGCAAACGATATGATTCGGGTGGGTGACTGGATTACGGTGAAGGACTTCGGAGCCGACGGGACGGTGTTGAAGATTACGTTAAACGTAGTGAAGGTTCAGAATTTTGACAAAACCATATCGATGGTGCCCACTTATGCGTTTATTTCGCATTCGTTTCAGAACTGGCGGGGAATGGAAGATTCGGGTGTGCGCAGAATCAAGCGTTCCCTTAACTTTAATATGAGTAAAGTCCGTTTTGTGGACGCTGATTTTGAAGCCAAGTTAAAAACTTGTTTGGGGCCAAGCATGCCTCATAGTTTTGCCGAAAAGCTTGTCGGGAGTTCAGGAAATACAAATTTGACATTATTTAGGCACTTTACGGAGTGTTACTTAAAGGCGCATCCGGAGATTAGCGGAGCGGCTACGATTATGGTCCGCCAGTTACAGCCAACCGCTGAGGGCTTGCCCTTGGAAGTCTACGCGTTCTCAAAAACGATAGATTGGGTTGAGTACGAACGGATCCAGGCGGATATTTTTGATTTTCTGATAGCAAGCGCAAGTTGCTTTGATTTGGATATATATCAGGGAGTTACAGGTGCGGATCTGTCGAATATTAAAGAGGTGTCGGCCTGA
- a CDS encoding TlpA disulfide reductase family protein, which translates to MKTLKGIASTFTAFLAVMLFFSAQGVAQTTVPDIKLLSTDGETEYELHKVMKEHKLVLIDFWASWCGPCRHENPYVVKTYDEFKDKGFTVFSVSLDSRADRWKKAIEKDKLAWKYHVSDLKGWDSAPAAEYGVRSIPSNFLINSKGEVLGYNLRGNNLSVAVKKALAEVKK; encoded by the coding sequence ATGAAAACGCTAAAAGGGATTGCGTCTACATTCACGGCATTTTTGGCCGTTATGCTTTTTTTCTCGGCGCAAGGGGTTGCGCAAACCACCGTGCCGGATATCAAGCTTCTTTCCACTGACGGAGAAACAGAATACGAACTGCACAAAGTAATGAAAGAGCATAAGCTTGTTCTTATCGACTTTTGGGCTTCGTGGTGCGGACCTTGCCGTCATGAGAACCCTTACGTAGTCAAGACTTACGACGAGTTCAAGGATAAAGGATTCACAGTCTTTAGCGTATCACTCGATTCACGCGCCGACCGTTGGAAAAAAGCCATCGAGAAGGACAAGCTGGCTTGGAAATACCATGTATCGGATCTTAAAGGATGGGATAGCGCTCCCGCCGCCGAGTACGGCGTAAGGTCAATCCCCTCAAACTTCCTTATAAACAGCAAAGGAGAAGTACTCGGCTATAACCTCAGAGGAAACAACCTTTCGGTAGCCGTAAAGAAAGCGCTTGCGGAAGTAAAGAAATAA
- a CDS encoding amidophosphoribosyltransferase yields the protein MSEPIKHECGIAMIRLRKPLQYYCDKYGTPAYGVGKLYLLMEKQHNRGQDGAGVANIKIGMDPGSRYISRYRSVDQQPIQSIFKNISSKYNDAKSIAPDKYTDAQWMKDNCAFSGELWLGHLRYGTHGRNSLENCHPMLRQNNWRSRNLVVAGNFNMTNVEELFNKLVELGQHPKEKIDTVTVMEKIGHFLDDENQRIFDKYRGELTNQEITQKIEDELDMQTVLTRACKDFDGGYTMAGMTGFGASFVARDPAGIRPAYYYADDEVVVVASEKPAIKTAFGINYDEIQEIPPANALIIEKNGSYRLAPYIDELPQKSCSFERIYFSRGSDTDIYNERKQLGKNLIPNILDEVNHDLKNTVFSYIPNTAENSFLGMLEGLNEYMAAKRLDALDKGVNGSELRGLLALQPRVEKLVIKDAKLRTFIADDEHRNELVSHVYDTTYEVINKDTDTVVVIDDSIVRGTTLERSILTMLDRLEPKKVIIVSSAPQIRFPDCYGIDMSKMREFVAFRAALALIKERGMDDLLKSVYEDCKRAVECNEPINHVKRIYEPFTYQEVSDKIAEIVTPEVIGAEVRVIYQTVEGLHEACPDHTGDWYFTGDFPTPGGIQVVNKSFVNFYEGNDHLRAY from the coding sequence ATGAGCGAACCTATCAAACACGAGTGCGGCATCGCCATGATCCGCCTTCGCAAACCGTTGCAGTATTACTGCGACAAGTACGGCACACCCGCCTACGGGGTAGGAAAATTGTACCTCCTGATGGAAAAGCAACACAACCGTGGCCAAGACGGTGCGGGGGTCGCTAACATCAAGATCGGCATGGACCCGGGCAGTCGCTACATCAGCCGCTACCGAAGCGTGGACCAGCAGCCTATTCAATCCATTTTTAAAAATATTTCGAGTAAATACAACGATGCCAAAAGCATTGCGCCGGACAAATACACCGATGCGCAATGGATGAAAGACAACTGCGCTTTCTCCGGGGAACTTTGGCTCGGTCACTTACGCTATGGCACACACGGACGCAACAGCCTTGAAAACTGCCACCCGATGTTGCGCCAAAACAATTGGAGAAGCAGGAACCTTGTGGTGGCCGGCAACTTCAACATGACTAACGTTGAGGAGCTTTTCAACAAACTTGTGGAGCTGGGCCAGCACCCAAAAGAGAAAATCGACACGGTAACCGTAATGGAAAAAATCGGTCATTTCCTCGATGACGAAAACCAACGCATCTTTGACAAGTACAGAGGCGAACTCACCAATCAGGAGATCACCCAAAAGATCGAAGATGAGCTGGACATGCAGACCGTATTGACACGTGCTTGCAAAGACTTCGATGGCGGTTACACTATGGCCGGTATGACTGGTTTTGGTGCGTCATTCGTAGCCAGAGATCCGGCCGGAATCCGTCCCGCATACTATTATGCCGATGACGAGGTAGTGGTTGTGGCTTCCGAAAAGCCCGCCATAAAAACGGCTTTCGGCATCAATTATGACGAGATTCAGGAAATTCCTCCGGCAAACGCTCTGATCATCGAGAAGAACGGAAGTTACCGCCTCGCTCCGTATATTGATGAATTGCCACAAAAAAGTTGCAGTTTCGAGCGTATCTATTTCTCTAGAGGCTCCGACACTGACATTTACAACGAGCGCAAGCAACTGGGCAAAAACCTGATCCCGAATATTCTCGACGAAGTCAATCACGACCTCAAAAACACCGTATTCTCTTATATTCCAAATACGGCCGAGAACTCTTTTCTCGGAATGCTCGAAGGGCTGAACGAATATATGGCGGCCAAGCGTCTCGACGCTTTGGACAAAGGCGTTAACGGCTCCGAACTTCGCGGTCTTCTGGCACTGCAACCCAGAGTGGAGAAACTTGTAATCAAAGACGCGAAGCTCCGCACCTTCATCGCCGACGACGAGCACCGCAACGAGCTGGTGTCACACGTCTACGACACCACTTACGAGGTAATAAACAAAGACACCGACACTGTAGTCGTGATCGACGATTCCATTGTACGAGGAACGACTCTGGAACGGTCGATTCTGACTATGCTTGACCGCCTTGAGCCCAAGAAAGTCATTATCGTTTCTTCGGCTCCGCAAATCAGATTCCCGGATTGCTACGGCATTGACATGTCAAAAATGAGGGAATTTGTAGCCTTCAGGGCCGCGCTCGCCCTTATCAAGGAACGAGGCATGGACGATTTGCTAAAGTCGGTATACGAAGACTGCAAAAGGGCCGTGGAATGCAACGAACCGATCAATCACGTTAAGCGCATTTACGAGCCGTTCACTTATCAGGAAGTATCGGACAAGATCGCGGAAATTGTCACTCCTGAAGTTATAGGCGCCGAAGTCCGAGTAATCTATCAAACGGTGGAAGGGCTACACGAAGCATGTCCAGACCACACCGGCGATTGGTACTTCACCGGCGACTTCCCTACTCCGGGCGGTATCCAGGTTGTGAACAAATCTTTCGTCAACTTCTACGAAGGGAACGATCACTTGAGAGCCTACTAA